The following are encoded together in the Saliniramus fredricksonii genome:
- the cobD gene encoding threonine-phosphate decarboxylase CobD yields the protein MRDHGGDLDRARVAYGGAAGEWIDLSTGINRLPYPMPALGPADLCALPQRAALDDLIAAARDAYETRAAILPLAGAQAAIQLVPALVRERVAGAVDARVVTPTYNEHAGALTGAGIAVRPVAGLDDLVGADVTVVVNPNNPDGREYPPAELIALAKNVGLFVIDESFADATPGLSLAPHLGESGPENILVLRSFGKFYGLAGLRLGFVLGAAPLIARLKSMAGPWAVSGPAIAAGRIALRDAPWRARSIARLTEDCARLDALAIARGWDLVGGTALFRTYTIPGGAASAQERLARRRIWSRVFPYADDWLRLGLPGDEAEWRRVGEALQTRTIYGTYCE from the coding sequence ATCCGCGATCACGGCGGCGATCTCGACCGCGCGCGGGTGGCCTATGGCGGCGCGGCGGGGGAGTGGATCGACCTCTCCACCGGCATCAACCGGTTGCCCTATCCGATGCCGGCGCTCGGCCCCGCGGATCTGTGCGCCCTGCCGCAGCGCGCCGCGCTCGATGATCTGATCGCGGCTGCGCGCGATGCCTACGAGACCCGCGCCGCGATCCTGCCCCTCGCCGGCGCCCAGGCCGCGATCCAGCTCGTGCCCGCTCTCGTGAGGGAGCGCGTGGCCGGCGCTGTCGATGCGCGGGTCGTGACGCCGACCTACAACGAACATGCCGGCGCGCTCACCGGGGCCGGCATCGCCGTGCGCCCGGTCGCGGGGCTCGACGATCTCGTCGGGGCGGACGTGACGGTCGTGGTCAATCCCAACAATCCGGACGGACGCGAATATCCGCCGGCGGAGCTGATCGCATTGGCGAAAAATGTCGGCCTGTTCGTGATCGATGAAAGCTTCGCCGATGCGACGCCGGGCCTGTCGCTGGCGCCGCATCTCGGCGAGAGCGGCCCGGAAAACATCCTCGTCCTGCGCTCCTTCGGCAAGTTCTACGGCCTTGCCGGCCTGCGGCTCGGCTTCGTGCTGGGCGCCGCACCGCTGATCGCCCGCCTCAAAAGCATGGCCGGGCCCTGGGCGGTTTCCGGCCCGGCCATCGCGGCGGGGCGGATCGCCCTGCGGGATGCGCCCTGGCGCGCGCGCAGCATCGCGCGACTCACGGAGGATTGCGCCCGGCTCGACGCCCTCGCCATCGCACGCGGCTGGGACCTCGTCGGCGGCACGGCCCTGTTTCGCACCTATACGATCCCCGGCGGGGCGGCATCAGCGCAGGAACGGCTCGCCCGTCGGCGCATCTGGAGCCGCGTCTTCCCATACGCTGACGACTGGCTGAGGCTCGGTTTGCCGGGCGATGAAGCGGAGTGGCGGAGGGTGGGGGAGGCGTTGCAGACCCGAACCATATACGGTACGTACTGTGAATGA
- the fdxA gene encoding ferredoxin FdxA produces the protein MTYIVTENCIKCKYMDCVEVCPVDCFYEGENMLVIHPDECIDCGVCEPECPAEAIKPDTEPGLEQWLQINTDLSKTWPNITQKKPEPPDAKEYDGMEGKYEKFFSANPGDGD, from the coding sequence ATGACCTATATTGTCACCGAGAATTGTATCAAATGCAAATATATGGATTGCGTCGAGGTCTGCCCGGTCGATTGCTTCTATGAAGGGGAGAACATGCTCGTCATCCATCCCGACGAATGCATCGATTGTGGCGTCTGCGAACCCGAATGCCCGGCCGAGGCGATCAAGCCGGATACGGAGCCGGGGCTGGAGCAATGGCTGCAGATCAATACCGATCTGTCCAAGACCTGGCCCAACATCACGCAGAAGAAGCCGGAGCCGCCGGATGCGAAAGAATATGATGGGATGGAAGGTAAATACGAAAAATTCTTCTCGGCCAATCCCGGTGACGGCGATTGA
- a CDS encoding histidine phosphatase family protein, with translation MSATIFFIRHGETDWNAEGRLQGQHDIPLNARGVGQAETAGRILAKLVPKPGHLPWLVSPLTRTRKTAEHARGALRLDPLGYETDERLMEIRFGDWEGLTWPEATARDPQWAAAREADKWGFRPPAGESYDDLVARIAPCFDGLEGDSVVVAHGGVARAVLAHRCGVAPERAPHLDIWQGRVLVIGERQYRWV, from the coding sequence ATGTCAGCGACGATCTTCTTCATCCGCCACGGCGAGACGGATTGGAATGCCGAGGGACGCCTGCAGGGCCAGCACGACATTCCGCTGAACGCGCGGGGCGTCGGGCAGGCCGAGACAGCGGGGCGCATCCTGGCAAAGCTGGTGCCAAAGCCGGGGCATCTGCCCTGGCTGGTCAGCCCGCTGACGCGCACCCGCAAGACCGCCGAGCATGCGCGCGGCGCGCTGCGGCTCGATCCGCTGGGTTACGAGACCGATGAGCGCCTGATGGAAATCCGTTTTGGCGACTGGGAGGGGCTGACCTGGCCGGAAGCCACCGCCCGCGATCCGCAGTGGGCTGCCGCGCGCGAAGCCGATAAATGGGGTTTTCGTCCACCGGCGGGCGAGAGCTACGACGATCTCGTTGCGCGAATCGCCCCCTGCTTCGATGGGCTTGAAGGAGACAGCGTCGTCGTCGCCCATGGCGGCGTCGCCCGTGCGGTTCTCGCGCATCGCTGCGGCGTCGCGCCCGAACGCGCCCCGCATCTCGACATCTGGCAGGGGCGCGTCCTGGTGATCGGCGAGCGGCAATATCGCTGGGTGTGA
- the cbiB gene encoding adenosylcobinamide-phosphate synthase CbiB yields MSLIGFSAAAMALAMLIDAAIGWPARLYAWIGHPVTWIGAVISGCDRRLNREGDPPARRARAGMLAALAVIVLASLPALVAALVLPHDLAGLIVTALLAWPLIATRSMHDHVTAVATPLSARDLDGARAAVAMIVGRDPALLDTPGVTRAAIESLAENTSDGIVAPLFWGLLLGLPGIVAYKAINTLDSMIGHRNARHTDFGRFAAKLDDAVNWPAARLTGLLFALVSKRPLRALAVMRRDARHHRSPNAGWPEAAMAGALGVRLSGPRSYGSGIRDEPWLNGAAPDPQARDLEDGLALYRRAMVALLIMLLAIATLLALA; encoded by the coding sequence ATGAGCCTGATCGGTTTCAGCGCCGCCGCGATGGCGCTCGCCATGCTGATCGATGCCGCCATCGGCTGGCCGGCGCGGCTCTATGCGTGGATCGGCCATCCGGTGACCTGGATCGGCGCGGTGATCAGCGGGTGCGACAGGCGACTCAACCGCGAGGGGGACCCGCCGGCGCGACGGGCGCGGGCGGGCATGCTGGCCGCACTCGCCGTGATCGTCCTGGCCAGCCTGCCCGCGCTGGTCGCTGCGCTGGTTCTGCCGCATGATCTCGCAGGACTGATCGTCACGGCGCTGCTCGCCTGGCCGCTGATCGCCACGCGTTCGATGCATGACCATGTCACCGCCGTCGCCACACCGCTCAGTGCCCGCGATCTCGACGGCGCACGCGCGGCTGTAGCGATGATCGTGGGGCGCGACCCCGCGCTGCTCGATACGCCGGGGGTGACCCGCGCGGCGATCGAGAGCCTTGCGGAGAACACCTCCGACGGGATCGTGGCGCCGCTCTTCTGGGGTCTGCTGCTCGGCCTGCCCGGCATCGTGGCCTACAAGGCGATCAACACCCTCGACAGCATGATCGGCCACCGCAATGCGCGCCATACGGATTTCGGGCGCTTCGCGGCGAAGCTCGACGATGCGGTGAACTGGCCGGCGGCGCGGCTGACCGGCCTGCTCTTCGCGCTCGTCTCGAAGCGCCCGCTGCGCGCGCTCGCGGTGATGCGCCGCGATGCGCGTCATCATCGCTCGCCCAATGCGGGATGGCCGGAAGCGGCGATGGCGGGGGCGCTCGGCGTGCGGCTTTCGGGGCCGCGCAGCTATGGCAGCGGCATCCGGGACGAGCCCTGGCTCAACGGCGCTGCGCCCGATCCACAGGCGCGCGATCTCGAAGACGGGCTCGCACTCTATCGTCGGGCCATGGTCGCGCTGCTGATCATGCTCCTTGCCATTGCGACACTGCTTGCTCTCGCGTGA
- a CDS encoding RNA-binding S4 domain-containing protein produces MREDRQRLDKWLWYARFARTRTACAKLVEDGRVRLNGTRIKQPSKGIAAGDVLTVAAEHGTIVARVTALGERRGNADAARALYEAIDS; encoded by the coding sequence ATGCGGGAAGATCGCCAGCGCCTCGACAAATGGCTCTGGTACGCCCGATTCGCCCGCACGCGTACGGCCTGTGCGAAACTCGTGGAGGACGGGCGTGTGCGCCTCAACGGCACGCGCATCAAGCAGCCTTCCAAGGGGATCGCGGCGGGTGACGTGCTCACGGTGGCGGCGGAGCATGGCACCATCGTGGCGCGCGTCACGGCGCTCGGAGAGCGGCGCGGCAATGCCGATGCGGCACGGGCACTCTATGAGGCGATCGACTCTTGA
- the cobU gene encoding bifunctional adenosylcobinamide kinase/adenosylcobinamide-phosphate guanylyltransferase: protein MSIILITGGARSGKSRHAEERVLAMPGRPVYIATAQALDDEMRARIAAHQARRDDRWGDHPAPLDLVSALDVTDGAGPRLVDCLTLWLTNLLFAERDLAAEGEALCAALVRQKSPIVLVTNEVGFGIVPENRLARQFRDAAGRLAQDVGAVADEVVLVVAGQPLRIK, encoded by the coding sequence ATGAGCATCATCCTGATTACCGGCGGCGCGCGCTCGGGCAAGAGTCGCCATGCCGAAGAGCGCGTGCTGGCCATGCCGGGGCGCCCGGTCTATATCGCCACGGCCCAGGCCCTCGACGACGAAATGCGTGCGCGTATCGCCGCCCATCAGGCACGCCGCGATGATCGCTGGGGCGACCATCCCGCCCCGCTCGATCTCGTCAGTGCGCTCGATGTCACCGATGGCGCGGGCCCGCGTCTCGTCGATTGCCTGACGCTGTGGCTGACGAACCTGCTCTTTGCCGAGCGCGATCTCGCGGCTGAGGGCGAAGCGCTCTGCGCCGCGCTCGTTCGCCAGAAGAGTCCGATCGTGCTCGTGACGAACGAGGTCGGTTTCGGCATCGTGCCGGAGAATCGTCTGGCGCGACAGTTCCGCGATGCGGCGGGGCGGCTCGCGCAGGATGTCGGCGCGGTCGCGGATGAAGTGGTGCTGGTCGTGGCCGGTCAGCCGTTGCGGATCAAGTGA
- a CDS encoding helicase-related protein produces MKRRSLPPQVRSRGVTAVLGPTNTGKTHLAIERMLAHSSGMIGLPLRLLAREVYQRVVDRVGSDAVALVTGEEKIKPRKPRYWVCTAEAMPRDLDLAFVAIDEVQLAADLDRGHVFTDHLLNQRGREETLLIGAGTMKPLIEQLIPGVHVTSRPRLSQLVFTGERKVSRLPARSAIVAFSAEEVYAIAELIRRQRGGAAVVLGALSPRTRNAQVALYQSGEVDYLVATDAIGMGLNLDVDHVAFAASRKFDGFRFRALQPAEIGQIAGRAGRHLNDGSFGTTGRCDPFEPEIAQAVEAHAFEPLRVLQWRNPDLDFRTLARLQASLADVPRENGLTRAPIGEDIAALDIVVRDRELRDIASSRDAVERLWEVCQVPDYRKVSPASHADLVAALYRFVMSDGGIPDDWFSKQIKQLDKVEGDIDTLSYRIAQVRTWTFVANRDDWLRDPEHWQSVTRKVEDRLSDALHDRLASRFVDRRTSVLMRRLRENAMLDAQISATGDVTVEGQHVGQLHGFSFVPDPGADSAEAKTLRHAAQKALAGEIEQRAERFASAADTLFVLSNDGTIRWSGDPVGKLEASEKIFEPEIRIIADEHLTGPAREKVETRLKAWLKAYIVRTLGPVIELEDAQDLTGIARGIAFQISESLGVLERAKVLQEVRGLEQEGRAALRQKGVRFGAYHLYMPLMLKPAPRTLAAQLWALRHGGLDQKGIDEIAHLAGSGRTSIPVDPEVARGLYRAAGFRVCGGRAVRVDILERLADLIRPAIAYRPGETIGEPPAGAADGDGFVATVAMTSLVGCAGEDFATILKSLGYTSQTRTGPAITSEILLPVATTPISAKPAGNGEPAEGETPAGEAVTGQAEAGEARPDAPEAGDPATDAASDTAPAEAADASSQERAQQERAQQESVQQEPAPEEGKPGESKPEEGAVEVPASAQPAPATADVMAEAPAELASPPQGGAPSAAEAEEAPNLEPETIEIWRQNRQPRGGQRDARRRGGQNRRPPRVPGRHRPGRMVPRRAPPAGRPRGGANSAPASSASSAKAISVAAARAPIRAAASLTRRPMAKVASRGAAKDPIRAGANPVARAKASLRHIPPAPITANRVRLTLIRPSPSSLP; encoded by the coding sequence ATGAAACGCAGATCCCTTCCACCGCAAGTCCGCTCGCGCGGGGTGACCGCCGTTCTGGGGCCGACCAATACGGGCAAGACCCATCTCGCCATTGAGCGCATGCTGGCCCATTCCTCCGGCATGATCGGCCTGCCGCTGCGTCTGCTGGCCCGCGAAGTCTATCAGCGCGTGGTCGATCGCGTCGGGTCTGACGCGGTGGCGCTCGTCACCGGCGAGGAGAAGATCAAGCCGCGCAAGCCGCGTTACTGGGTCTGCACGGCGGAGGCGATGCCGCGCGATCTCGATCTCGCCTTCGTCGCCATTGATGAGGTGCAACTCGCCGCCGATCTCGATCGCGGCCATGTCTTTACCGATCACCTGCTCAACCAACGCGGACGCGAGGAGACGCTGCTGATCGGGGCCGGCACGATGAAGCCGTTGATCGAACAGCTGATTCCCGGTGTGCACGTCACCTCGCGCCCGCGCCTCTCGCAGCTCGTCTTCACCGGCGAGCGCAAGGTTTCGCGCCTGCCGGCGCGCTCCGCCATCGTCGCCTTCTCGGCGGAGGAGGTCTATGCCATTGCCGAGCTGATCCGGCGCCAGCGCGGCGGCGCGGCGGTGGTGCTCGGCGCGCTCTCGCCCCGCACGCGCAACGCCCAGGTGGCGCTGTATCAGTCGGGCGAGGTGGATTACCTGGTCGCGACCGATGCGATCGGCATGGGGCTCAACCTTGATGTCGACCATGTGGCCTTCGCCGCATCACGCAAATTCGACGGTTTTCGCTTCCGCGCTCTGCAACCGGCGGAGATCGGACAGATTGCAGGGCGCGCCGGGCGGCATCTGAACGATGGCAGTTTCGGCACGACCGGGCGCTGTGACCCCTTCGAGCCGGAAATCGCCCAGGCGGTCGAGGCGCATGCCTTCGAGCCCTTGCGCGTGCTGCAATGGCGCAATCCCGATCTCGACTTTCGCACCCTCGCGCGTCTTCAGGCCTCGCTCGCCGATGTGCCGCGCGAGAATGGGCTGACGCGCGCGCCGATCGGCGAGGATATCGCCGCCCTCGATATCGTCGTCCGCGACCGGGAGTTGCGCGACATCGCCTCCAGCCGCGATGCCGTCGAACGGCTCTGGGAAGTCTGCCAGGTGCCCGATTATCGAAAAGTGTCGCCCGCGAGCCACGCTGATCTGGTGGCGGCACTGTACCGTTTCGTGATGTCTGACGGGGGCATTCCCGATGACTGGTTTTCCAAGCAAATCAAGCAGTTGGACAAGGTCGAGGGGGATATCGACACCCTCTCTTACCGGATCGCGCAGGTGCGGACATGGACCTTCGTCGCCAACCGTGATGACTGGTTGCGTGATCCGGAGCATTGGCAGAGTGTCACCCGTAAGGTAGAGGACAGGCTGTCCGACGCTCTGCACGACCGGCTGGCGAGCCGTTTCGTCGATCGGCGGACGAGCGTTTTGATGCGGCGCTTGAGAGAGAACGCGATGTTGGATGCGCAGATTTCGGCCACCGGCGATGTCACCGTCGAAGGCCAGCACGTGGGACAACTCCACGGATTTTCCTTCGTGCCGGATCCGGGTGCGGACAGTGCCGAGGCCAAGACGCTGCGCCATGCTGCGCAAAAGGCGCTTGCGGGCGAGATCGAGCAGCGGGCGGAGCGTTTCGCCTCGGCTGCGGATACGCTGTTCGTGTTGTCGAATGACGGCACCATCCGCTGGAGCGGCGATCCCGTCGGCAAGCTGGAAGCGTCCGAGAAGATCTTCGAGCCGGAGATCCGCATCATCGCGGACGAGCATCTCACCGGCCCGGCCCGCGAGAAGGTGGAGACCCGGCTGAAAGCCTGGCTCAAGGCCTATATCGTGCGCACGCTCGGCCCCGTGATCGAGCTCGAGGATGCCCAGGATCTGACCGGCATCGCGCGCGGCATCGCCTTCCAGATCTCCGAATCGCTCGGCGTGCTCGAGCGCGCCAAGGTGCTCCAGGAAGTGCGCGGTCTTGAGCAGGAAGGCCGCGCGGCTCTTCGCCAGAAGGGCGTGCGATTCGGCGCCTATCATCTCTACATGCCGCTGATGCTCAAGCCGGCGCCGCGTACGCTGGCAGCCCAGCTCTGGGCCCTCAGGCATGGCGGTCTCGACCAGAAGGGCATCGACGAGATCGCCCATCTGGCCGGTTCCGGGCGCACCTCCATACCGGTCGATCCGGAAGTCGCGCGCGGGCTCTACCGGGCTGCGGGCTTCCGGGTCTGCGGCGGGCGCGCAGTGCGCGTCGATATTCTGGAGCGCCTGGCTGACCTGATCCGCCCGGCCATCGCCTATCGCCCCGGCGAGACGATCGGTGAGCCGCCGGCGGGCGCTGCCGACGGCGACGGCTTCGTGGCGACGGTGGCCATGACTTCGCTGGTCGGCTGTGCAGGCGAGGATTTCGCGACGATTCTGAAATCGCTCGGCTATACCTCCCAGACCCGTACCGGCCCGGCCATTACCAGCGAGATCCTGCTGCCCGTGGCGACGACGCCGATCTCGGCCAAACCCGCCGGCAATGGCGAGCCAGCCGAGGGTGAGACGCCGGCAGGGGAGGCTGTGACGGGACAAGCCGAAGCCGGTGAGGCCAGGCCGGACGCGCCGGAGGCGGGCGATCCCGCAACGGATGCGGCGTCCGATACCGCACCGGCAGAGGCGGCCGATGCGTCATCGCAAGAGAGAGCGCAGCAAGAGAGAGCGCAACAAGAGAGCGTGCAGCAAGAGCCTGCGCCGGAGGAGGGCAAGCCCGGGGAGAGCAAGCCTGAGGAGGGTGCGGTTGAGGTGCCTGCATCTGCGCAGCCCGCGCCTGCCACTGCCGACGTGATGGCCGAGGCGCCGGCTGAGTTGGCATCGCCGCCGCAGGGCGGCGCACCTTCTGCGGCGGAGGCCGAAGAGGCGCCGAACCTGGAGCCGGAAACCATCGAGATCTGGCGGCAGAACCGGCAGCCGCGAGGCGGGCAGCGTGATGCGCGCCGCCGTGGCGGGCAGAACCGGCGGCCCCCCCGGGTGCCGGGCAGGCATCGCCCGGGCAGGATGGTGCCGAGGCGGGCGCCGCCGGCGGGCAGGCCGCGCGGCGGGGCGAACAGCGCGCCCGCGAGCTCGGCAAGTTCGGCGAAGGCAATTTCCGTCGCGGCGGCAAGGGCCCCGATCAGGGCGGCGGCAAGCCTCACGAGAAGGCCCATGGCGAAGGTGGCTTCAAGGGGCGCGGCAAAGGACCCGATCAGGGCAGGGGCAAACCCGGTGGCAAGGGCAAAGGCAAGCCTGCGACATATTCCTCCGGCCCCGATAACCGCAAATCGCGTCAGGCTGACCCTGATTCGCCCTTCGCCAAGCTCGCTGCCCTGA
- a CDS encoding CarD family transcriptional regulator: MTTAKKNAKQLGFKAGEAVVYPAHGVGRITAIEEQEIAGFKLELYVVSFEKDKMVLRVPTSKAESVGMRKLAESGLVEKALTTMAGRARVKRTMWSRRAQEYEAKINSGDLISVAEVVRDLYRSDAQPEQSYSERQLYEAALERVVSEIASVNAATETEALKLIEEALAKSPRRAKGAEDADGAEAAEGDSDNGDLQEEAA, from the coding sequence ATGACGACCGCCAAGAAGAACGCCAAGCAACTCGGTTTCAAGGCAGGTGAAGCAGTCGTGTATCCGGCGCACGGCGTCGGTCGCATCACGGCGATCGAGGAGCAGGAGATCGCCGGCTTCAAGCTCGAACTTTACGTCGTCAGTTTCGAAAAGGACAAGATGGTCCTGCGCGTCCCGACCAGCAAGGCCGAGAGCGTGGGCATGCGCAAGCTCGCCGAATCGGGTCTCGTGGAAAAGGCGCTCACGACCATGGCGGGCCGCGCCCGGGTGAAGCGCACCATGTGGTCGCGTCGTGCGCAGGAATATGAAGCCAAGATCAATTCCGGTGATCTGATCTCGGTGGCGGAAGTCGTGCGCGATCTCTATCGCTCCGATGCCCAGCCCGAGCAGTCCTACAGCGAGCGTCAGCTCTACGAGGCCGCTCTGGAGCGTGTCGTCAGCGAAATTGCATCGGTCAATGCTGCGACCGAAACGGAAGCGCTCAAGCTGATTGAGGAAGCGCTCGCCAAGTCGCCGCGCCGCGCCAAGGGCGCCGAGGATGCCGATGGCGCGGAGGCTGCCGAGGGCGATTCCGATAACGGCGATCTGCAGGAAGAGGCCGCCTGA
- a CDS encoding helix-turn-helix domain-containing protein yields the protein MNNDIEHGRLGQSFDDFLAEQGTRESTTETAIKRVIAFQLAEAMAVERISKAELARRLETSRSQVDRLLDPDNDGVTLGALSRAAHAVGRSLRLELS from the coding sequence ATGAATAATGATATCGAACACGGCAGGCTCGGCCAGAGCTTCGATGATTTCCTCGCCGAGCAGGGGACTCGCGAAAGCACGACCGAGACGGCCATCAAGCGGGTTATCGCATTTCAGCTGGCCGAGGCGATGGCTGTGGAGCGCATCAGCAAGGCGGAGCTCGCCCGCAGGCTGGAGACGAGCCGCTCGCAGGTCGATCGTCTGCTCGATCCCGACAATGACGGGGTCACGCTCGGTGCGCTCAGCCGAGCCGCGCATGCCGTCGGGCGTTCGTTGCGGCTGGAACTGTCCTGA
- a CDS encoding YtoQ family protein, with the protein MTLQVYLAGEIHSDWRNEIINGARDLDIAFSAPVTDHAASDDCGVAIMGPEEEDFWADHKGAKLNAIRTRRDIARADLVVVRFGERYRQWNAAFDAGYASALGKAIVVMHPPEHGHALKEVDAAALAVVEHPAQVVQILTYVLEGTLPR; encoded by the coding sequence ATGACCCTGCAGGTCTATCTCGCCGGCGAAATTCATTCCGACTGGCGCAACGAGATCATCAATGGCGCCCGCGATCTCGATATCGCTTTCAGCGCGCCCGTCACCGATCACGCGGCTTCCGATGATTGCGGCGTCGCCATCATGGGACCGGAGGAAGAGGATTTCTGGGCCGATCACAAGGGCGCGAAGCTCAATGCCATCCGCACCCGCCGCGACATCGCCCGCGCCGATCTGGTCGTGGTGCGTTTCGGCGAGCGCTACCGGCAATGGAACGCAGCCTTCGATGCCGGCTATGCCTCGGCGCTCGGCAAGGCCATCGTGGTGATGCATCCGCCCGAACACGGGCATGCACTCAAGGAGGTCGACGCGGCGGCGCTCGCGGTGGTCGAGCATCCCGCGCAGGTCGTGCAGATCCTGACCTATGTGCTGGAGGGCACATTGCCGCGCTGA
- a CDS encoding cobyric acid synthase translates to MSATLMIQGAGSNVGKSMLVAGLARVFARRGLRVRPFKPQNMSNNAAVTDDGGGEIGRAQALQARAAGVATSIHMNPVLLKPESETGAQVIVQGQRLTTARARDYARLKPQLLASVRESFAILRREADLVLVEGAGSPAEINLRAGDIANMGFAQAERVPVVLVGDIDRGGVIAQIVGTQAVIDPQDAALIKGFLINKFRGDPRLFDDGYAAITDRTGWRGFGVLPWFARAHELPAEDALDIAAKRGDGAFRIVVPRLSRIANFDDLDPLALDPALSVEVVAPGRPLPLDADLVIIPGSKSTRGDLAFFREQGWDIDLAAILRRGGRVLGLCGGYQMLGRSIADPEGIEGPAGTSPGLGHLAIDTVMRHDKHVTQVRARHIASDTPVSGYEIHIGESDGPDRARPLFDRDGTPEGAVSADGRAMGSYLHGLFGEDAFRRTFLNRIGAQASGRASDFAYEAQVDAALDALADHLEAHCDCDGLLTIAQAGAAG, encoded by the coding sequence ATGAGCGCCACATTGATGATCCAGGGCGCCGGCTCCAATGTCGGCAAATCCATGCTCGTTGCCGGGCTCGCGCGGGTCTTTGCCCGGCGCGGGCTGCGCGTGCGCCCGTTCAAGCCGCAGAACATGTCAAACAATGCCGCCGTCACCGATGATGGCGGCGGCGAGATCGGGCGTGCCCAGGCCCTGCAGGCACGCGCGGCGGGCGTGGCGACATCGATCCACATGAACCCCGTCCTGCTCAAGCCGGAAAGCGAGACCGGCGCGCAGGTCATCGTCCAGGGTCAGCGTCTGACCACGGCGCGGGCGCGCGATTACGCCAGGCTCAAGCCGCAACTGCTCGCAAGCGTGCGCGAGAGCTTCGCGATCCTGCGCCGCGAGGCGGATCTGGTGCTGGTGGAGGGCGCGGGCTCTCCCGCCGAGATCAATCTGCGCGCCGGCGATATCGCGAATATGGGCTTCGCGCAGGCGGAGCGCGTGCCGGTCGTGCTCGTCGGCGATATCGATCGCGGCGGGGTGATCGCGCAGATCGTGGGCACGCAAGCCGTGATCGATCCGCAGGATGCGGCTTTGATCAAGGGCTTTCTCATCAACAAGTTTCGCGGTGATCCGCGCCTGTTCGACGACGGCTACGCGGCGATCACTGACCGCACCGGCTGGCGCGGTTTCGGCGTGCTGCCCTGGTTCGCGCGCGCCCATGAACTCCCCGCCGAGGATGCCCTCGACATCGCCGCCAAACGCGGCGATGGCGCTTTCCGCATCGTCGTGCCGCGCCTGTCGCGGATTGCCAATTTCGACGATCTCGACCCGCTCGCCCTCGATCCGGCGCTGTCCGTGGAGGTGGTGGCGCCGGGACGCCCGCTCCCGCTTGACGCCGATCTCGTCATCATTCCCGGCTCGAAATCGACACGTGGCGACCTCGCCTTCTTCCGCGAGCAGGGCTGGGATATCGATCTTGCGGCGATCCTGCGCCGGGGCGGGCGGGTGCTCGGCCTGTGTGGCGGCTATCAGATGCTGGGCCGAAGCATCGCCGATCCGGAGGGCATCGAGGGGCCGGCGGGGACGAGCCCCGGCCTCGGCCATCTCGCCATCGACACGGTGATGCGGCACGACAAGCACGTCACACAGGTCCGCGCGCGCCACATCGCCTCCGATACGCCGGTGAGCGGCTACGAGATCCATATCGGCGAGAGCGACGGGCCGGACCGGGCACGGCCTCTTTTCGATCGCGACGGCACGCCGGAGGGCGCGGTCTCGGCGGATGGACGGGCAATGGGAAGTTATCTGCATGGTCTGTTTGGCGAAGACGCGTTCCGCCGCACCTTTCTCAACCGGATCGGCGCACAAGCCTCCGGTCGCGCCTCCGATTTCGCCTATGAAGCGCAGGTGGATGCCGCGCTGGACGCGCTCGCCGATCACCTGGAAGCGCATTGCGACTGCGACGGGCTGCTCACCATCGCGCAGGCGGGCGCCGCCGGCTGA